From the Manis pentadactyla isolate mManPen7 chromosome 6, mManPen7.hap1, whole genome shotgun sequence genome, the window AAAGTATCTAAAAGAGTCAAAAATCATAGAAACATAGTAGAAAGGTGGTTTCCAAAGGCTAGGAACAGATAGGAGGGGAAACCAGCATTTAAATGGGTATAGATTTTTAGTTTTACAAGATAAAACAGTTCTAGAGATCTGTAgcataacaatgtgaatgtacttaacactactgaactgtacacttaataaTGGTTGAGATAATATTAtaacatctttgtatggtgacagacacTTATGATGAGCATTTAGTAAGGTATACAATTGTATACAATATACAATTGATGAATCattaagttgttcatctgaaacaatataatattgcatataagctatatttcaaaaataaaaaatgaaatgttaaatttaatgttatgttttttaccacaataaaaaaagaaatctgaagtgCTATATTACTATTTGACAAACAGACATTAAGACAGAATATTATTAGAGATAGAAAAGgaaatttcataatgataaaaggtcaATACATCATAAAAACATAATTATAAGTGTTTATGGGCCTAATATCAGAGCCTCAAAATATCTTAAGAAAAACTAacaactaaaaggagaaataagcaaATCCACAATCACAGTGAAAGATTTTAGACCCTCCTCCTGATAACATAGAACTAGACACacgaaaaaatcaataaatacataGCATAGCTAAAACACTATAATCCAGGGGTTGGGGAACTATTGATTTGGTCTATGGGCCAAATCCAACAAATAAAATTTCACTGGAAAACAGCCATACCCATACCCATTTGTTTAGGTATTGTCTATGGCTATTTGTGGCTGCTTTCAAAAATTGAGTGGATGTCACAGAGACCATAAGGCTTGGAATTGTTTTTTGACATAGATGGTAGAGAAATTCAGTGGGGAAAGGcaagttttttcaacaaatggtgcttgaACTACTGACACCCCTATCTCACagcacacaaaaattaatttgagttgtctcaaagacctaaatataaactaaattattaaacttttagaagaaaatagaagaacATCTCATCTTGGGATAGGTGAGCAAtaaccagaaaagaaaaattaataaattagatttcatcaaaataaaaacttctgctcatcaaaaacaccattaagaaaatggaTAATCAAgccatagatttttttaaattgaggtataattgacacataacattatattagtttcaagtatatatatatatgtgtatatatatatatatacatatatatatatatgtatatatgtatttagatAGCTCATCCACTAGAATGAGCAGGACATGTTGAGTCACAGGGAAAATGCCAATGTGGCAGGAGCAGTGTGAGGGTGGGCAGGTAAGACTGAGGTGAGGCAGTAACCAGCCACACAGGGCCCTCAGGAGCATGGCCATGTCCCAAGTGCAATGAGGAGCCTGGAGAGGACTCTGAGCTAGGATGCTCCATGTTCCCCAAAATGACTTACATTTTATGAAGACCACTTTGTCTGCCCTGTGAAGAATGGACCGGGATCGAAGAAGTAGGAAAATAATACTGGGGCCCATGGCAGGGGTACAGACAAAAGAAGAGGGTGGCCAAGGTGTGAGGAGACGTGGGCAGAATTATAACTTGCTTCTGGCAGGGAGCCTGCAGGCCCTGGGGGCAGACTAGCTACAAGGGGTAGAAAGAGGGAGCAGCAATGCACTTGGTGGGGGAAATCAAGGGTGCTATTTGGGCTCCAGTGCATCTGAAAAGGCAAGTTGTGATGCAAGgagagatgctgagaaagcatctgGATATGAGAGGGTGGTTGCTGCTcagaggggagagaagaggaacAGCTGAAGGAAGGTggctgggaggcaggggcagTACATGTGCATGCCCATATACTGCActtcttctcttttctgcttATTGGCTAGTgaaatagacaaaacaatctAGAAACAGATgcaacaatattaaaaaatatttatgacaaATTGGTATTTCACCTATGTCATGGGGTTGCAAGGATAACATGAATTAATATAAGTAACATGCTTAGAAAAGTAAGTAGCACATGCTCAATGTtcactgcattttttttaacttcaattCCACTAGAAAAAGACTAGTTTACCAAGTGAGGGATCTTTGCCTAACTTGCTATCCATCTGGAAAAAAGTCTCTTAGAATCTCTACCTTACACTTAAGTAAAAATACACTTCATATTGATTAAAGATGTGCATGGACATTAAGATTTGGGATTTTattgtacctcaatataaaaaaatttataatggttttaaaaatgtgCATGGAAGAAATCAAACTAGGGaagtatgagaaaaatatttggaagaatAGTCAATTGTCTAGCCTCAATCTAAATGAGGTCTTTTTTACACTGCAGAAAACCCAGACTCAATGATGAAAGAGTTTGACCACGTACAAAATCCTACAAGGCAAAAATGCTATAAACCATGGCAAAGATAAATAAGGGGAAAGAAAATATTGCATTATATGTGACAAGGATGAATTTCCCCGAAATACAAAGATCTCTTAGAAAAACTGATAAACAACCCAACAGAAGATTATCTTCAAGAGAGAAAATACAGAGCATCAAGAAACGTATGAAAAGAGGCTTTATCTCATCAGTATTTAGGTGAACCAATGACCTTCACCTTTTCACACATCCAGTTTGACCCAGCTTTCTCAGACATTGATGCAGAGAGTGTGAACTGCTGTTTTTGTATGATCTGGTAAATAAAAATGTGCATGTCATTCCATTCAGTAATTTCTCTTTTAGGctttcagagaaaagaaataaaaagcagcagTATATACAAGACTTTGGCTGCTGCACTGTTTGAACTAGCAAAGCAGTGACAAAAATGTGAATATCCATTAATAGGAAAATAATTAGATAAATTATTGTTCATTACATTTTTAATACTGTCAGCTATTAAAAAGCATGTGTGAGACTATATATACTGACCTGAAAAGATGTTTGCAGTCTGTTGTTAAGTAAAAAGCCAAGTTATGTAGTAGACACTAActcctattttgtttttgtttttttgttgtgtgtttggtaGTGGTGGTGAGTGGTGATGCTACACATTCACAAATGTACTTACATGTGTAAGGACACAGGAGAAGATACTCAATTGCTAATGCTGACCACCTCAGAGAAGCAGGATGGAAAGGTGGAAAGAGCAGGCATAAcaacttttcttttgaaaaattaaaatgtctacATAAATGTAAATACGTACCTTCTCTACAAACCTTGGTAATGCTTTAAGGATAAGTAAGGTTCTAATAcccacaatatttttttaaatttattctcttatGGCTCAACAACAAAAGacagacaacccaatttaaaGATGGGCAAAGGACTcggaacagatatttctccaaagaaggtatacaaattgtcagtaaacacatgaaaagatgttcaacgtcATTACTCAttaggaaacacaaatcaaaaccacaataagatgccacttcacactcactaggatggctagaattttttaaaaaactgaaaatgagtgttggtgaggatgtggagaaactgaaactcTTGTTAAACATGGAATTGCCATATGACCcacaatttcactcctaggtatttatccaaaagaacagAGAACAGGTGCTGAAACAAATACACGTTCATGATcataacagcactattcacaatagccaaaagaaaCAACTCAAGTGTTCATCAAGGAATGAATGGGTAAACATATACATATGGTATATACTTGCAATATtgtattattcgccataaaaacGGATGAAGTGGAAGAAGCCGGACACAAAGGACCGTATGTATGTTTCCAGTTATATGATGTGTCCAGAAAGCAGACtagtggttgggaagggagaatGGGGAACTGCTAAATGCGTATGGGGTTTCCTTTAAAGTGATAGAAATGTTTCAGAACTAGGTAACAGTGGTGTCTGCGCAACACTGTAAATTTATTCAAAGCCACTAAATCATTCACCTTAAAATGGTTAAGCTGTATGAATTTTTCAGTTAAAAACGGGGGTCGAGGGGAGATAAGCTCGCGTGTGCAAGTGCGGAGAGCAGGATGGGCTGGAGTCTCTCATCCCAGAGCCAAGTCAATAGCCCAGACTCGTGAATCTAGAAGAGAAGTGGGCTGAGAAAGTGGTATCAAAGAGGAGGCTATCTGGAGAAAAAGACAGAAAGGTGGGCGGGACACTCGGTTCCTGACCTCGCCACCCTGGCCAGGTCAATCTGCTTCTGCCGGCTCCGATCTGAAGCCGATCCGCGCAGGCCCGCAGGGACGTGGTCGGGGCCCTGGGCAGACCCTGGGACCGGGAGAAGGTCGGCCGGCGAGCCGGACCCGACGAGCAGGACACCGGAACTTCTCGGCCGCGGGCCCCTGTTCCCGGAGGGAGCTTGGGTCCTGACGTCAAGGTCCGCCACGCTGCGAAGCCGGCTTCCGGAGTCTCATTTCGTCGGCGGGTCTCGGTGGCGTGCGAGCGGCGGTGGAGATGAGGCAGAAGCACTACCTTGAGGCTGCGGCGTGGAAGTTACACGCTAGTTGCCCGAGTGAGGCCCGCTATCTCCTGTAAGGGAGGCGCGGGAGGggaggcgggcggcgggcggcgagGGGGTGTTCCGTCGCCCCTCACGAGCCTCTTCTCttttacagctgggcctgcagttCGTCGCAAGGTAGGACGATGCCGGTCGGCCGCGGCTCAGGCTCTCGTGGCCCTGCTGCCCTCCGTCCGCACAGCGCTCTGAATGACCCCAAAGAGAAATCTGATCGACCTGTTGCTCTCATAAGTCTCCCTGAGGCTTCTGGGTTTCACGACAAATCCAAATTCCTTTATACGCCGTACCTTGCCTGACCTATTAGCGGCATTTGGCACATTGATGAATCTTTTCGAAATAGTTCCTCACTGGGCTTCCGGTTCATCACACAGTTCGCCTCCTACCTCTTTAGCCAGTACTTCTCCATCTGCTTTCCTGGCGCCTCCTCATTTCTTCAACCTCTATAAATGTTGGAATGTCCCAGTACTCAGCCCCTTGGACCTCTTTTTTACTACATTGACTTTCATGGTGACATTTTTCATCCAGTTTCATGGCTTTTCAATTCTGTATACTGGGGacttccaaatttatatctccAGCCCAGGCTTTTCCCCGAATTTTAGACTCAGTTCCAGATGCCTCTTTGACAGCTTCTTTTCAGTCTCTGTTAGGCCCAAACCTCAGCTTATCCCAACATggtgctccttcagtttttcccatTTCAGAAAATAACTCCATCTTTATTTTGCTCCCAAACCTTGGGGTCATTCTTGACTCTGTAACAGCCTTCCTCACCAACCCAATTTGCCAGCAAACTCTGctggctttaaaatatataaaaaatctaGCCACTTCTCACCATATCCATTTTACTACCCTGAGCCAAGCCATCAATCTAATCTCTCCTACAGTAACGCCAGCAGCTCCCATGCATATCCACAGTTCCATTCTCAATCCAGCAAAGTAAGCCTGATAAACCCAAGCTAGatcatgtcacttctctgctACAAACTCTTAAGTGACTTCCCATCtcagtaaaactgaaactcttttGAAAGGACCACATCATGAGCCCACATTACCTCTCTGACCTGCTCTCCCTTTTGTCCACTTAACTGCGACCAACTACTCGGCCTCCTTACTGTTTCTTGTCCTTTGCTTCTgcccttccttctgcctggaactcTTACCTCATGTATCTGTTTGGATTCTTCCCTCATTTCCTTCTGGTCTCTGTAGATGTCACTCTACAAAGCCTTCCCTGGCTACCTATTGAAGATTACAGCAGCTTCATTGCCTCTCCCTATTCCTCTTTCCTGTCTTACTTTTTTCTTCCCAGCACTTAACGTCTGGTGGTGGTACCTCTTGAATTGTCCTTTGTTCACCGATGTATCTCTTGCACCCAGAACAGTGCCTCAGTAACAGTTGCTTAATAAATATGAGTGAATTTTACATTTGGCAGAGCTAAGTTAACAAGCATGATTCTTAGTTTTTGTAGTGCTGTTGTACCCCTAGTACTGCACAGTGCTCACcagcaaatattcattgaataggTGGTGTGCCACCTTTTCAGCTGCATTACCCTCACCTTTTCCTAACTAAATAGTCTTGCTTTTTCACTGTACTTCTGCCTGAAAGTCCTTTACTAAtaatggattattattattataatggaTGGTATCTCTAAATACAGATAGGATTTATAGTTATCTATGATGACCTTTGTCAGGCCTCCTCTTTGAAGTGTTTATGGCTGGTCCACACAGAGTTTAGTAATTTCCAGGGCATGTTAATCATATTCTGTTATGCTTCTCACCAGTCACCATTTGCTTTGGGCTTTCCTAGAATGTGAGTATTTTAAAGATAGCGACTCTTTCACTACCTATTTGTGTCTCCACGGTCTAGCATGGTAGACGGTCAGTGAATGCTTTCTTGATTGCATAAAGGGTCTGGGGCAAGTCTATTACCCTGCTACCTTGTACTGAGGCAGGTCTGCTGTCATGTTACCTCGTACCGAGAAAGCTACCTTGCAAACATAGCTAAGGCCACAAACACAAAAttatgctgttaaaaaaaaatcataatttgtTATTTTGTGATAAATGTGTTTGTAAAATTGGTGAGACATAcagctttttttttatttagtagCAAGTAATGAGCACTGTAGCACAGAGTGGGGACTTAACCTATCTCTTGCTAAAAGGAGTGAATGtacaatatttacaaaatatcaCCAATTTATCTTTTTGTAAGACCTCATATTTTTTGAGTttgcttaagaagaatgtgtagcTGTCTTATTAAATAATATACCTTTCCACATTTATAATGTGGCAGTTTGAGGTTAACAAAATATTCTGGTTTGCTGAATTATGAGTTTCATTTGTATCATTTTAGACCATAAAAGCACTTTTGAAGGAACATGTCCATACTGTTTCCAATTGCTGGTTCTGGATAACTCTAGAGTCCGCCTCAAACCCAAGCCCAAACTGACACCCAAAATACAGAAACTTCTTAACCAAGAAGCAAGAAATTATACACTCAGTTTTAAAGAAGCAAAAATTGTGAGAAAGTACAAAGAATCCAGAAGTCTATTGGTAAGATTTCAATTCTAGTATGTATAAATAAACTagaattttctttaattaaaacgAGGTTAAGAATCAGCCTGAGTATAACTCATAGTAGTATATTTAGATTGTCAGAATATACACATCAATGTTTTTTCTAGTGAAAAATATACAGCTTTCataaaaaatgcttatttttgtttctcaTGATTACCTAAAATCAAACATAAAAAGCTCTAAATTGTTTTCAGATCTCATTGTTGAGCACAATTATTTTCACAAATTTGAGGATAGCTTGAGCTGGCCAATGTGACTTCACCTCAACTACAGTTACCAcgaaattatttttatagttaacAATCCTTTTCAAACAGCAGTACTTTATCTGTTAGGTGCCAGTCTCACTTCAGTCATTTCCCAACCCCCATCCCCACATCAGAGtatgtatttaaatttatataaaacaaaGATAAGTGCATCTTATGTTCATtagtaaacatttactgagggTCTCTCTCTTAGGCCAAAGAACTCTAAATATTGGGGAAAGAAGATggaataaaacaaccaaaataaaaTTCCTTATGGTTTACTAAATAAAGACCGGTATTAGATGTATTTTGTCTGCATGTTCTATGTTAACATTTATCAACTATTTGAGTGCCTGCTTATTACCAGgtactgtgctgggcactgaacATTATGATAGCTTATGTCTGGCCCAACACTACGATCAGTAATAACTTGGATCAGAACTGTCATATTTAAGAGATTACCAGTATTAGATGGGTAAGTGTGTTTTACTTTGTCGTAAAATTAACTTTATATCCAGCCTCTTCAAAAAATACAAAGCAACTTACATGGACCTTTGATATATGCAGATCATCCATTTGCAGTTTCATTTCATGAACATCATAGTCACTCTCAATTAAGCtagtttgtattaattttgttgatGTCTGGGGTGAATCCTATGCCTTGTCAGTCAGACAATGTATAAGAAAGGCATATTGCTATAAAATAGACCATTTCTTGAAAAATGGATCCTGAAAAGGTTAACTTCTAGAGCTAATGAACTGAAGGGGTATGAGAATGTGAGAATTCATTTGAATGGTTTTAACATTCCTTTAGTGATTAAAGGTTTGAAAAGGTAACTTAAATTTTCAGTGATACCTTGACATGTTTTATTGGAAAAGGCTTGGAGTTCATCTGCAGAAAATGTTAAACGTCTATTGCTATTATAAAGAACATTGTTCAAGATGTTAAAAGGTATTATTCCCAATCTCCTCTCCGTTCCTCCCAGTCTTACACTGAGAAAGTAGAGActtcattatcttttaaaaaggtGTTTTAAATTAAGTACAAATGTTTAGCCATTAACTTTTTATTGAAGATTTTCTCATTTCAAATTTGTATCTTGCCTGATTGCTATTGCTAGATTACAGGCTCCCCAAGGGCAGACCCTGTTTCTCACCTGTAGTACCTGGTGTAGTAGTCCCGACATATAAGAATTTAATGAACATGTACTTTATTGGATTAAATTATAAGAGAAATCAGACccaatatttcttcttttgattttagtTGATTACTTGTAAAACATGCAACAGAACAGTTAAGCATCATGGTAAAAGCAGAAGCTTTCTGTCAGCAATGAAGAGCCATCCTACCACTCCTACAAGTAAACTCAGCCTGAAGACACCAGAGAGAAAGACTCTAAATTCTGCAAACCTAAATCATGATACATCTGGTTCCAAAGGCAAGAGTCCAGTATTGATTTTCAGGTATCTTAATTCATTAAGCTTCTTGAATTGCCAGTGTCAGTTCTTgagtatttcttttaattttctctgtTTAATATGCACTCCCTAAATTTGCCATGCAGTTCAGGCTTTGGCCCTCCTTTCTCCTCTACTTCCATATCTTCCATCCTCCTCTCTGCATATGACTTCCAGGTATATTCCTGTACTTTAACCTTTCCCTGGGCATGTTCCCAGCTGCCTGATAAATGTATCTCTTCACCCCGTTACATGTCCCCACAGCTAACTACTCAAACCCAAATTCCTTATTCAGTGAAAGAACATGCCCTACTAGATATTCTAACATGAAATGGCCAGTACAGTTGACAACTCATACTCCTGTGGTACTTGTCCAGTCACCCATTTCTTTCTATCCTACTTTCATGGTGTTTGCatctattctctttttctcccttctgctATTATCTGTTCAGGTCTTTATTCACCTTTTGCTGGGACTACAATAATAATTTCCTAAGTCTTCCTGCCTCAAATTTCAAACCCTCTGGTTTGGTATTTTCCTAAAACATAGCTCTGATGACAAGCACCTCCCTCTAGTATATGGATCAAGTGCTCCACTGTGGCTTTCCAGTCCCCTCATTATTtggcctccacctgcctcccctgTCAGGAAAACTGAACCACTCGCAGCTTACTTTCCCACTTTTAACCTTTGTTCTTGTTATTTCCTCTATCAGAAATTCTGTGTAAATCTAACTAAATAGGAATTTGTCTAATGATACTACGTTAACTggacatgttttatttttaataatcctCAATACTTTATTCAGTATGATAGTAAATTTAATTctatagaaactgaaaaaaatttttgaacatTTTGTTACAAAAGagaaacagtatggcagttttTCAAACACAAAGCAAGGACTGAGTTATCTCTGCTTACTGAATTGAGTTTTTTATATTGGGTTTGGTGTTTATAAAAttgagtaaaaattaaaattccaagCCCAGTTTTTTCCTATATTCTTCgtttaattattttgatttttggcATGATAGGAACTAATCATAGAAGTTTCTACCTCACTGAATAAATGTAGATAAAAGAAAATTTGGCATACTTGACACAATTCACTGGCGTTTAGACTAGACTGTTTCTTGGATATATGTAGGAATGAGAAAGCACATTTATCATATAAATGGGGAGTCAGAGAGGGATTAGACTGACAGACCCCAAATAGGGTTCAGGGGAATGAACACAACTGGAAGGCATGAAATAGAATGAAGCATACACACATACCAGATGGGGAATTATTCAGTggatatttttaaaggaacttcTGTGTCCCTGGCACTGTTAAAAAGTACTGGAATATGTAATTAGTAATACAAAGTGTCTGCCCtatgaagcttacattctagagGTGGAAGATGCAATGGAATGATACCTGCAAGTGTAGATTGAGATCCTTCACTTTTGGGAAAGGAAATGGACTTAAGCTGTTAAGAAGAAATATACTTTTAAAGTCCTTGATTAAAATTGTCATAGGTCTTGATGTCAGACTGAAAGAGAACTCAGACCACAGATGAGAAGagtagaaaattattttagtaGCAGTTATCTACAATAAGCAGGAAGCACACTTTTAAACTGTCATTTGTCAGTATACCTAATTGtagttttatgtttcttttcagaACACCTATATCTGGACAGTCAACACCCACTTCCTCTTCAAAGAATGTGAGCAAAACAAAGAAACGCTTCTCTCAACTAAAAATGCTGCTTAGTCAGAGTGAATACCAAAAGAATCCAAAAGTGGACTTCAGAAATTTCTTATCTTCTTTGTAAGGGATGaactataaaaataagaaatgttcGATGCAATTTCTGAAAACAAAGTCAGAAAATCGGCTTGTAAATACATGTTAACTAGGGTCCAAGAGCAAACTTTGTGACATTCTTCAGTGTTTACAGAGAAAATATCTCATTAGAATGAATAACTGAAACCTGCCTACGTCAcagggtggttgtgaggattagaaATATAAGAAAGGTCCTTGTAAGTAATAAAGATACATTGTGTAATCAGTTTTCATTATTTATGTCATTTTCTTTCACAAGGTAATTGAGATTATGAGAGAGTCTGTTCACTCCTTTCTAGGTATCTAGAGCCTTACTGCTAATTCAGAAAAAGGATCATGTGTCCTTGTTTTCCCACCACCATCTACATAACTGTGTATTAGTAAAATCTAAGCATTATTCCTATTTTGTATGCACAAGTAAATATATGGGACATTTTGGATTGTAGATGATTCAATCAAATACCAAATGTTCGTTTTACATTATTTACTGCTCCTATAATAAATATTTCACCATAAGTGGCATTTCATTAGCTCTGGTGAAGACATTTCTAGGTCTACAGTTTACATCAGAACACACTATAGTAAAGAGTTCAGCTATCTTAAATCTTTTCTGCAACAtagacttttttttaagtgataggCTAGAATTACATTCAACCTTTTAAAAATGCCTTAAGTAAACAGGTACTTTTTATTATCTGTTTCCAAGCCTCTCTGCTACTTAAAAGTTTAAAACTTACATTTCCTTCCAGTAGGGCCTAGCAAACTGTAAAAGGTCAAAGCTATTAACAAGTTGGTATTGTAGTTTTGTGAAAAGCACACTAACTAGTGCTAGCATCAAAGAGGGGTGGTGAGGATCATCATTCTGAACTTCCTTAGACTGAGCTGCAGTGCAGGTGCTGGGCTTTCCCTTTGTGGACACAGTGTGAAGCACAATACTTTAGACAGGATAGATGCTTTACCTCTCTGGCTAACTTCTTACTGGAACATGTGTCTCTCCTGAATTTTTACTGCTTTTCTGTTTGCTTACTACTCTCCCTGATCACTGAGTCAGTGAGCTCTTGTAGTTCTCAGAACACACTATTTTGGGGGCAGCTTTGGCCTTTGCACATGGTCTTGGAGACCGCCCTCCACTCCAACCCCACTGCATTATGAGGAGCCACTCTTCTGTCACCCTGTAGAGTTTCCTGTTTCTGATTGTCCCCAACTGCCTGTGAGCTCTTTGCAGGCCTGGATGATCTCATTTGTTATGCCCCTAGCACCTAGTTTCTTGCTCAGCACGTAGTACAAACTCTGCAAGTATTCCTAAGCTACTACATTGAAATTT encodes:
- the C6H18orf21 gene encoding UPF0711 protein C18orf21 homolog isoform X1; protein product: MRQKHYLEAAAWKLHASCPSEARYLLWACSSSQDHKSTFEGTCPYCFQLLVLDNSRVRLKPKPKLTPKIQKLLNQEARNYTLSFKEAKIVRKYKESRSLLLITCKTCNRTVKHHGKSRSFLSAMKSHPTTPTSKLSLKTPERKTLNSANLNHDTSGSKGKSPVLIFRTPISGQSTPTSSSKNVSKTKKRFSQLKMLLSQSEYQKNPKVDFRNFLSSL
- the C6H18orf21 gene encoding UPF0711 protein C18orf21 homolog isoform X2 — translated: MRQKHYLEAAAWKLHASCPSEARYLLWACSSSQDHKSTFEGTCPYCFQLLVLDNSRVRLKPKPKLTPKIQKLLNQEARNYTLSFKEAKIVRKYKESRSLLNTYIWTVNTHFLFKECEQNKETLLSTKNAA